AGTCGtatatcaatttatttttggCATCTGCTTCACATTCTTTCTTTGGTCATACTAATTGAAATTTCCCTGGAAATGGCTCTGCGTTCTTCCAGGAACTTGGCTTACAACAAGCTAGATGGTGTAGTGCCGGACTTAAGTAACATGAATGCACTTAGCTACGTGTGAGTATTAGTGCCGCAGCAATCGCATATTTATGAGGAATCTATTCCATTTTTTATGCTTATGCATATCTTCATTTCATGGTCAGGAACTTGAGCAATAACTCTTTCGAGTCGTCACCTGCTCCTGATTGGTTCTCAAATTTACCATCGCTCACGACACTGTGAGCATTCTACAAAATTCATTTTTGAGTTAGATTCGATGAATTTCATCTTTATAAAAGTTACTATGACTATATTCATTATATGTTGCTGTACACAGGGTTATAGAATATGGACCGCTTATGGGGACTATACCAGGGAAGATCTTTTCACTTCCTCACCTACAGCAAGTGTGAGTTGGAACCTTGATCTCAAACCCACCTCGGAATATGAACTATGTGAACTCTGTATATGATTGCTGATTTTCTCGGGTTTCAGGATGCTGCGAAACAATGCCTTCTCAGGCAGCTTGAACATAACAACCGGAGTTAGCGCAGAGTTGACACTAGTTGATCTGCAGGACAACAACATTTCATCCATAGTGCTGGGTTACCCCTACTACGCAAATACATTAATGTGAGACCAGTTGCATTTAACACATTGACTCTTGTCATCTAAATATGCTTGAAAATTCATTGTATACTCTCTAATTTACATGAACGGTGATGAATTTGCGTGCTTCAGGTTGACGGGGAACCCAATCTGCGAGACTTCGACCATAAATGCTACTTTTTGCAGGGTCCAACAAGGCAGGAAGCCACTCTAACTCTCCTCCGACTGACATCAGACAGCTTGCTTTACGCAACTGATCAATTGGATCTCTTTACCCTGCAACCGTATTTTTCAGTTTTGCTTTCTTGGACTCCGGCTCCATACTTCACCAGGAAAGTTGACGAGACACCTAATGATGAATGGCCTTGGATTGGCATTGGCATTACGATCTATCTAACTGAACTATCAGTGAATTGTCTACGGTCGTACATCTCAATTAATAGACGAGGTGTAGTACTGCATTTGATAAACTTTTACCAGCAGCTTAGGAGTCGAAACGTTCTAAAATATGACCCCCGCCTTTTTAATAAGGTTACTTGCTTCAGAAGACTGCCAGTCATAGGAACTCCTTATTTTGTTTGTTCGAACGGCCTCGATCTGTAATGGTGGAGTTGGAGGTCCCTTCATGTCACGCGTAGAGAAAAGCCGGCACATTGTTTGCCCTTCTACTCTATTTCTTCGATTATATAAGAAAACCGActagaaatagaaaaataatggaactatatatgtacatattttACAAAGGCCTTCAAAACTCAGACCAAATGTCTAGTGTCCCATAtcctaataataaaattaatgaatcgAATTGCGCATTTGGACATGTTTTTGGCCCAAGCGCTTGGACATAAGATGGATCGTCCAGAAAACGcctttttccacaataaatcatcccaatttttccttttaaatatttttgcaGACCTCGAAATGACTTCTTCTCATTTATGATTTAtgttgttctttttcttttttccttttattggaCATCTTCAGATATTAACATATGTCAGAAAACTCAAcatgttattttaattaattgattctcACCCGCACACACCCCCCGGAAATTCTCTACGTTTAATTATGTCTTTGTAATATTCTCCCATCTGACTCTTCTTTTGTGACCCGTTTCTTGCCAACATCAGTTTTTTTGGAGTTTTCGCTTCAAATTTAATCTGTTCAATTTTATACGCCttgatatatatttgcaaGCATAGAATGTTCAAAAGGACTTTCAAAGTCATATGTCGTCGTTATGGAATTAAGGTATTAATTGATTCTTTTTCTATTACGAACAAGAATCGTGAATCCAGTTGGGgtataatataaagaaaaaagagatatATTAGTTAAGAACATAGATCCTACTAGTGAGAATCGAACTAATCAAGACCTATTATTCTCAAATTGAATTGAGAACCATAGTACCAATGCATCAAACCCTCTCTCTTAATTGAATGTATCGAAGGATCACATGTGCCTTTAAGAGAAGGTACACTGTTGGAACAAGAATAGGAAAGTGAACATCCGCATTAACGTTCGATAAATTTCTTATCTGATTAGTCTTAGTAGAATAACATACATTATATCAAAATCCAACTGTATACAGGGTTATAGAATACGGACTGCTAGTGGGGACTATACCGGGGAAGATCTTTTCACTTCCTCATTACAGCAAATGTAAGTTGGATCTTTCATCACAAACCCAACATATGAAACTTTGTGTACTGTCAACAGTGACCTTGCTAAACTTCTCCATACATGTCATTGCCAATTTTGTTGGGTTTCAGGATGTTGAGAAACAATGCATTCTCCGGCCACTTGAACATGACAAGCTGAGTAAGCGAACACAGTTGATGCTCCTTGATTTGCAGGACAACAACATTTCATCCATAACCCTTAGCTACCCCTACTACACTGCAAATACATTAATGTCAGACCCCTCCTGGTTCCTATGTCTTCCATATATGCTCGACAGCTGACATACATCATATTCTCTGTTACGTGACACGTGATGAACTCGAACCCGACTTTTCGCTGGGAGCAACAAGGCAGCATGCCATACTCCACGAACCACACCAGCTTCGGGACCTACACATGTCCTCCCAATGTGCGATCAGTCCCAGGTGCAACTGCGCCTTCCCCATGAGGAACTCTGCACATTAGGGTCCAGGACGTGTCAAATGCAGACTTGTTCAACGCGCTTGAGACTACCCGGTGGACAGAACTTGGGCTTCCTCCTGGTTCAGTCTATCTGCAGAATCCCTTATTCAATGCGGACAACCACCTCCGAGTGCAGTTCTCGTTTTTCCCGCCCTCAGGGAAATTCTTCAATTGTACAGAGCTCCTGAGGATTGGTATGAGTTTTCTAACCATACTTTCAAGCCACCAGAGCAGTTCGGTCCACATTACTTCATTGCATCTCCTTACAGGCGCACACCACTCTGACTCTCCGCCTGCTCACATCAGACCACTTGCTTTAGGCAATCGCTCTACTGGGATCCCACTCTTTACCCAGTCGCagtatttttcaattttgcttTCTTCGAATGTGTCTCCATACTTCACCTCTAATTTTGATAAGACAGCTAATGATGAATGGCCTTGATTGGCATTGGCATTGCGATCTATCTAAACTGTCAGTAAATTGTCAAAGATGTACTGCTCATACATCTTCATAAATTTCAACTAGCAACGCCGGCTCACCGCAATTCCCCTTGTCAGCCCGTGATGACCTGCTATCACCGAAAAAGATTCTTTGAAATGATGTATGCaatgaaaaattaagataTTGGAAGTCAAACGAATTTATCAGTCTGATTTATATTAGTGAGGTTGGACGGCAATGGAAGGCAATTGTATAGAACTTTTTGTATACTAGGTGTATTAGAATATCACATGTGCTATTAATTgaatgtatatacatattttgtACAAGAATAGGAATGTCAAAATCCACATTATTTATCGACATAAAAAATTTAGCGGAAGGGCTAATAAATGCATTGATGATATAAAAAGTACAGTTCGGTGAAAGCAGTGTATGTGGTTGAGCGGACCTTTGACGAAAGGTTATGCGTTGagcaactctctctctctcgcgaTCATGACAAATGtgacaaagaagaagaagccttCATTCTTGTTTATAGCCAAGCAGACGAAGATCCATAAAAACATATGGACATTTTGAGCTGCTGATAATATAAGAAATCTTTCATAGGTATAGGCTTAACCAATCCAAGGGTTttatgttttccttttctgtaTGTCAAGTCTCCTTCTGATTAATACAATTGTATCTTTTTTTACTtgggagaacaacacaattgtatcttgatataaaaaataaaaaaaaagcatagctTAACGAGGGCGATGTAACTGGTTTCGGCTCAATTCATATCTTTATATGGCAGGAAATGCTCCCGTATGAGGGGGAGCGTAATTTGACAGAAAAGTTGTGCATTGAGCCGAAAACAAGTTTTCTTATTGTCTCTCTCGGACAAAGAGAGATATCGAGGTCATCACAACCCcaaaaagatgaagaagaagatctcATGCTTGTAAGAGATGAGCATATGTTCTCTAATGAGGCTGTATGTGAAAGAGGCACAGTGAGAAGAGAAGGGATTTGTGTGGTCTTTATATAGGCTTAGCCAAATCTTCaagagtgcgtttggtttcagagttaaattaactttgattttgattttgattttgattgtggaaaatgacaaatgagatggtattataaatttgacttgggaaacatgtgtttttgttgtgtagtgggtagttaaaatcaaaatcatgattctaaaatcaaactctgaaaccaaacgggcccgagtttcagaattttcttttgatatatGTTAAGTCTTCTTTTGGTTTATGTAATCACCTGGTAAATTTCTGAATAGGATTATATTTGGACGTGCCatccgtttggttttatagtcgatttttaaaattttaactctaactttaactctgctcactacacaataaaagtcaacaatataatcattattttttcctttttcttcaaattttttaaccattcaattcaatttttaatactaaattctctcgactattcattacattttcacactttttttctcataattcagcaacacaatcattacaattaaattaaaatcaaaactcaactctacttaactctaaaatcaaactatGCGGATCCTCGATTTTTAACCTACCATCTTGTTCTAGAGCATATGATCATCTCTTTAACAGTACGGTCGATACGTAAAAATACATAAGATTTTGTCATGTTATTACGTTCGAGGAATCAACCGAGTACCAATAATCCAATGAATCGCCTTTATGTTATCATACATACTGTTAATTGGTAGACTTGCCGGGTAAATTAGTTGTTTACTGTCTTCTAATGAGAGGGAACTTCCTATCATCCCAATAATGGGCCAGAATCAGTAATTTACGGTCCAATGAGCTACCGTCCGGGCTGCAAACCATTCCGGGTGGAGATTTTCATCAATTTGTGGATCCTAAaggtacctttttttttttttaatgctgtaaatttttatgttttgtttggatacgaaggaaaaggaaaggaggGGACACCTTGTTTGCCCTTCTCAACCTTGTCGTCGATTATATAATCAGAAAGCCAATCGGAATTCGGAATTGATAAAACTGTCTGCATTTTCTGCGAAGGCCTTTAATAATTCGGCCAACTCCGTAATAGCTCATCCTAATAATAAACTATTATGAATTGTAATGTTGCTTTTGGACACAGAATCATCCACCAAAAACGCGTTTTCACGTATATTATCTCAATATTTTTTCTCCTTTGGAATTTTCATCTCATATAATGCAGTTAAGTTCGAGCTGGATCATTCCTCCTGCCTGTATCCACGACACTGATCTCGAAATTGAGCATTTAATGTTACTTCCCTCCAAACAAGTTTGCTTCATGTATTCGAACTCGTGTCCTGCTTACTTGATTGATACTCCTCGCGGCTCAATCAATACCTTGTTGATTTTCCTTTGTATTGGACCACTACATGTGTCAAAAAGAagtcaaattcaaaatttattttctcttattaaTTCAATTCTATATTCCCGAATTTCTGTATGTATGTTGGATTTCTCCCCTACTCTTTTGTCCCATTTCTCGCCGACCTCAGTTTTCTTAAACTTTTGTCTCTTCAAATTTGGTCTTTTGTTCAATGTCAGGCCCTTGCAAGCATAGAATGTTCAAAGGATCTCATTCGGAACCATATGCGGCTGCAAATTACCTGAAAAATGTCAAGTCGGTGAGGGTAGACGTCTCCGGAGTTTGAGCCCGAGAGTTTTAATTCCATCATAAATTTCAGCAGATATTCCCCACTGCATTGAACACTTAGACCGTCGGGCCATGATGTACAACGACATAGCTGTTACTTGACAGAAAGGAAATCTTTCCCCTTTTATTCCAACCAAATACAGTGCCAATGTTGCTGTACTTGCAAGGCAAACCGTAGGTTTGTTAATGACACACAAATCTGCGACGACAATGTattaaacaattaattaaatcatattTGACTTGATATCAGGGAGAGAAAAGGTGGCATTGAGGAATGAATGAGCATAGCTTACATGGGTTGAAACCAATGATAACATCAGACTGCACGATTAATAAATAACCAATAGCCTCAAAAAGATGCCACATTGCCTTTCCTTCCATTTCACTAAAATATGATTATTGTTAGCTTCACCTTTTTGTCCCACTCCTGCAAATCGGGCGGAGAAATCAGTACAATGTTgtcttttcattatttttctatttaagttGTGTTTATTATTATGGTCATGCTTTGGTTATTACTATTATGATGATGGGGACCTGTTTGTGGGCACTAATGGTGGAAGAATGATGGTGGGGTTCTCTTGATCGGCGTCAAAGGAAAGGAACTCATTTCCAAAGACAAGCAACTAAACCCAAAAAGAACCAGTCATCCCTTTCCTCTTGTGGTCTTTGAGATGTTTAATGCTTCGAAGGCTATGCCCTTTTGCCCTGCTCCCCTTTCCTCAGTTTCAGTGATGAGGTAGTGATGTACTGAAGTGTGGCCTATTTGCGGAGTCGGGTTTCTGGCGAGGAGTTTTTTCGAATCCATACAGAGGGAAAAAGCCTCTAATGGTGCTCTCCGTGAAGTTGCTACTTTCCTTGGCCGTCCTTTACTCGGGATTTCATGCTGGCAGCTCTGCCACGGATCCTCAAGATGGTGAGTTGCTGCTATTTTGTTATTTCAGAGTCTCATTCTTCCTCATGTTCATTATGTTAATGCTTTGTTGCTCTTGCACATGCACGTTTGTAGCGTAAGTACAGCCAACTAAAAGCTCCCTTGTGCCAGTACATGCTCTgattttttcatcaattgcACATCGAAAGGGAAGAACGAACTGAGAAAACAAGACATAAGAACTTAGGTGGAAGTTCTATGATGTTCTCAAAAACCCTCCTATACCAGAGCTTATGTCCTTGGTTCGCATTACATCTTATCAGAAATCTGCTCGGGACAACTGAAAAACATTAGCTAGCGATCGAGTTTCTTGTTGCCTCGTAAAGCCTTTTGCTTTCATTGCAGCTGCTGTACTTCAATCTCTAAGAGGTTCATGGCTTAACACTCCACCTAACTGGGGAAGGTCTGATGATCCTTGCGGAAGCCCCTGGGATGGTGTCACCTGCAATAACTCGAGGGTCACCGCTCTGTGAGTGTCTACAAACCGAAGGCGAATTACttgtcattttcctttttgtccTTTGCAATTTGATGGTGGCAGGATTATTTTGACGGATTGATGCATCTTAGGGGGTTATCGAGCCTCGGCATCAAAGGGCAGCTGAGCGGGGACATAGGTGGACTCTCGGAACTAAGATCTCTGTGAGTCATCAACAGCGGTACTTATTGGAAACTTCTGATGGGAAAGTTAAATTTTTCAGTGTCCTGAACAATGTCGTTTTGCAGGGATCTATCGTCCAACAAGGATCTCACTGGTCCCATCTCTCCCCGACTAGGAGACCTGAAGAACCTGAACATACTGTAACAACATCAATCAGAAACCTCCTTAACATTTCTCGTGGTTTCTGTATTTATAGGTTCCTTTCTCATAAAAACTTTCCGCATTGCTTCTCCAGAATCTTAGCCGGTTGCGGCTTTAGTGGCACCATCCCTAATGAGCTAGGCAAACTTACAGAGCTAACGTTCTTGTAAGATTCGATGGACTCGTATGGAGATTATGTATATTGTACACACTGTCCCCCTGATCTCCTTGTTAAGTCGAATGCTTTCCTGTCTTTTCTGTTCAGGGCTCTCAACTCAAATAAATTGACTGGGCGTATACCGCCTTCTCTGGGAAGCCTGTTCAAACTCTATTGGCTCGACTTGGCCGATAATCAGTTGACTGGACCTATACCTGTTTCCCCGGGCTTGGATCAACTCAAATTGGCAAAGCACTTGTACgcatttctctcttcttttttccgtGATTTATTATAAGTCGCAGTGGCACTTCTCAAATATATAGTGCTATGAAGGCCGCTCTGCCAGTGACAATGCCTTGTTGCATTGTTGCCTTTTGAGTAGTTTGTGTAGGATTCTACCTACTTCCCGGGCGTCTAGCTACAATACTGAAAACACTGATATGTGCCTGATATTATTGCTTCTTTCAGCCACCTTAACAAGAACCAGCTCACAGGTCCCATTTCGGAGAAACTATTTGGCCCTGATATGATCCTCATACATGTGTGAGTTCACATTCCGTGACTATGTATACATTgtactttttctttgttttggtGTAAGGGTCTACATTGAACTTATTCTATCTAATTATACGCTTTTACTGTTAATCTTATAACTTATCGTGAAACAGGTTGTTCGATGGTAATCAATTGAACGGGACTATCCCAACATCATTAGGATCTGTTCAGACACTAGAGGTCCTGTGAGTACACGAATCACTTCTCTcaaaatctctctttcttttttcaaattcagaATACAGGACTCTTCCAATAACTGGAACTTGCCTTTCTATTTCGGATGCTGAATCTTTTGATGGTGAGCAGTCGGCTGGACAGGAACGGTCTGCAGGACAAAGTCCCATCTAATCTGAACAACCTCACAAGTGTCACAGAGCTGTGGGTACATAAAAGTTTTTTCGCCGTTTGCTTCACATTATTACCATGATCTTACGAATGGAAACTTCCCCTTGTATTGCTCTGCGTTCTTCCAGGAACTTGGCTTACAACAATCTAGAGGGCCCACTGCCCGATTTGAGTAACATGAACGCACTCAACAGCGTGTGAGTATCAGTGCTGCAGCAATCACATTTTCACGAGGAatactttttgtttttcctgcTCATTTTCACCGTTTTCTCATTCAGGGACCTAAGTAATAACTCTTTCGACCCAACACTTGCTCCTGACTGGTTCTCAAACTTACCATCGCTCACGGCACTGTGAGACTTCTGGATATTTGGGTTAACATTCAAAGAGTTTCTTCCTATTATTGCTGCCACGGGGAAATTAGTTTTTATCTCATTGTCTACAGGGTTATAGAGTATGGACCGCTTTTCGGGCCTATAGCGGAGAAGGTCTTCACATTTTCTCAACTACAGCAAGTGTAAGTTCGAATCCATATCCCAACCATATCTTGGAAATTTGATCTTTCTGCATTGTCACAGGAGCTGTACTGTCTTTTCTGCATCATTGCCGATTTTGGGTTTCAGGAAACTGAGAAACAACGTGTTCTCGGGTGACTTGAACATGAGTGATGGAGTCAGCCCACTTCTGACACTCGTCGATCTGCAAGACAACAACATTTCATCTGTAACACTGGGCTCTCCTGGCTACACAAATACATTAATGTGAGACAGctcatgagaaaaaaaaaaatattccatCAAGGCTTGTCATCAAAATATGCTCGATACAACTCAATCTACAAAACATGTGATGAAGTTACGTGCTTCAGGTTGATCGGGAATCCTGTTTGTAAGACTTCGGCCACAAATCCGACTTATTGCCAGGTCCAACAGGGAGACAAGCCATACAACACGAGCCTTGCGAGCTGTGGGACCAAGACTTGCCCTCCTGATGAGAAGCTCAGCCCTCAGAGGTGTGAATGTGCCTTCCCATTCGAGGGGACCCTGTACTTTAGGGGACCCTCTTTCAGGGACGTGTCGAATGCTGACTTGTTCCACTCACTTGAAATGACCCTGTGGACAAAGCTCGGGCTTCCTCCGGGTTCAGTCTCTCTGCAGAACCCTTTCTTCAATGTGGACGACTACCTCCAAGTGCGTGTTGCTTTTTTCCCATCCACAGGAGAGTTCTTCAACAGGACGGAGATATTGAGGATCGGTTTTGACTTGAGTAACCAAACTTACAAGCCGCCAAAACAGTTTGGTCCCTATTACTTCATCGCATCTCCATATGTCTTTCCAGGTAAACAGACAATCAGGCAGGCCAATTCTGTTACAAAAGGAATAGGAGCAGAATCAAATGGACTCACCACATAAGTCGGTCCGAATATTTCATGGCTGATACATTCCCACCCCGTTTTCCATTTTCCACCGATCCATCTCTTCCAGTTTTGATACTGCACTCTAATTTTAGATCGCAGTCTGACAACAAAATGGCTAACAAACTATTTCAGTTCATAAAAGAACTCTCAGCAAAGGAGCAGTAGCGGGGATTGCAATCAGTTGTACGTTGTTGATGCTCGGCCTCGTTGGGTTAGGGACATATGCTTATTGGCAGAAAAGGCGTGCAGAGAAAGCAATTGGGATGAGCAGGCCATTTGGTAAAATAAACAGAaaaatcattacttttcaTAAGCTTAACATATCGGCgagttataaattttttttgggaaatgtTGGGCTCACTCGGGCCTATATACGTATTCTAGCATCTTGGGTGCCGAGCGGAAAAGACAGCGGAGGCGCACCTCAGTTGAAGGGAGCAAGGTGGTTTTCTTATGAAGAGCTCAAGAAATGCACGAATAATTTCTCAGAAAGTAACACGATAGGCTCGGGAGGCTATGGCAAGGTAAATTTTGGGTTAAGGTGTTCGGCATAAGGAAAAGATGCAGTTCAACAAAGAAGTTTCTTGCGAGTTTCTGATGACTCATAGAAGGTCAGAGCTGATTGGAAATCGTTCCTCTCTTCTTTGCCACAGGTGTATCGAGGAATACTTCCTGACGGGCATATGATCGCAATTAAAAGAGCTCAGCAGGGATCGATGCAGGGTGGGCTCGAGTTTAAGACCGAGATCGAGCTGCTCTCGAGAGTCCATCACAAGAATCTTGTTGGGCTCGTCGGCTTCTGCTTTGAACAAGGAGAGCAGATGCTGATATACGAGTTCATGGCCAATGGAACACTAAGGGAGAGCTTATCGGGTAAGCATGACTCTGGTTGTTTAAAAGAATAGCCACGCAAAAATAAAGCTTACTCaataaagaaaattggaaTAACTGTTGCAAGTTTTTGTTATACCTTTCTTGGCAAACAAGAAAAATGGTTGCCATGGAAGCACGAAAACTTGATTGCATTGCCCTAAACAGATGGAAAATAAGGATGTTGAATGTGTCTGT
The sequence above is drawn from the Punica granatum isolate Tunisia-2019 chromosome 5, ASM765513v2, whole genome shotgun sequence genome and encodes:
- the LOC116206861 gene encoding probable leucine-rich repeat receptor-like protein kinase At5g49770; this translates as MVLSVKLLLSLAVLYSGFHAGSSATDPQDAAVLQSLRGSWLNTPPNWGRSDDPCGSPWDGVTCNNSRVTALGLSSLGIKGQLSGDIGGLSELRSLDLSSNKDLTGPISPRLGDLKNLNILILAGCGFSGTIPNELGKLTELTFLALNSNKLTGRIPPSLGSLFKLYWLDLADNQLTGPIPVSPGLDQLKLAKHFHLNKNQLTGPISEKLFGPDMILIHVLFDGNQLNGTIPTSLGSVQTLEVLRLDRNGLQDKVPSNLNNLTSVTELNLAYNNLEGPLPDLSNMNALNSVDLSNNSFDPTLAPDWFSNLPSLTALVIEYGPLFGPIAEKVFTFSQLQQVKLRNNVFSGDLNMSDGVSPLLTLVDLQDNNISSVTLGSPGYTNTLMLIGNPVCKTSATNPTYCQVQQGDKPYNTSLASCGTKTCPPDEKLSPQRCECAFPFEGTLYFRGPSFRDVSNADLFHSLEMTLWTKLGLPPGSVSLQNPFFNVDDYLQVRVAFFPSTGEFFNRTEILRIGFDLSNQTYKPPKQFGPYYFIASPYVFPVHKRTLSKGAVAGIAISCTLLMLGLVGLGTYAYWQKRRAEKAIGMSRPFASWVPSGKDSGGAPQLKGARWFSYEELKKCTNNFSESNTIGSGGYGKVYRGILPDGHMIAIKRAQQGSMQGGLEFKTEIELLSRVHHKNLVGLVGFCFEQGEQMLIYEFMANGTLRESLSGKSGIYLDWKRRLRIALGSARGLAYLHELANPPIIHRDVKSTNILLDENLTAKVADFGLSKLVSDSEKGHVSTQVKGTLGYLDPEYYMTQQLTEKSDVYSFGVVMLEMITARQPIEKGKYIVREVRMAMDKNDNELYGLQDKVDPAIRNAGHLFGFCRFLELAMQCVEESASDRPTMSEVVKTIESILQNDGLSTNSTSASSSATDFGVPRGSAPRHPYSNDSLPKRDSNNSNNSNSFDYSGGYSISSKIEPK